In Lates calcarifer isolate ASB-BC8 linkage group LG23, TLL_Latcal_v3, whole genome shotgun sequence, a single genomic region encodes these proteins:
- the LOC108875729 gene encoding gap junction delta-3 protein, with product MGEWGFLGGLFDNLQAHSPMLGRFWLLLMLVFRILILGTVASDLFEDEQEEFACNTLQPGCKQVCYDMAFPISQYRFWVFHIVLIATPSLLFLMYAMHHHNKRNSHSKFSQISSQDYREDLHFRRLYIVNVAFRILAEVGFLVGQWFMYGFKVEAQFPCSRFPCPYTVDCFTSRPAEKTIFLCFYFVVGVISAISSFAELLYSSMKWFCSSREPPFPLERSCVCQNLHNIKQEEAEAEEKPRGKILLESAPSSMRLKGGLLKGGSLRSSASRKVSSIGYKHKGGKYVNSRTLMV from the coding sequence ATGGGTGAATGGGGCTTCCTCGGTGGACTCTTCGACAACCTCCAGGCCCACTCGCCGATGCTCGGCCGCTTCTGGCTCTTGCTGATGCTTGTGTTTAGGATTCTGATCCTGGGAACGGTTGCCAGTGACCTGTTTGAGGATGAGCAAGAGGAGTTTGCCTGCAACACCCTGCAGCCGGGGTGCAAACAGGTGTGCTACGACATGGCCTTCCCTATCTCCCAGTACAGATTCTGGGTCTTTCACATCGTCCTCATCGCAACGCCGTCTCTGCTTTTCCTCATGTACGCCATGCACCACCATAACAAGAGGAACAGCCACTCCAAATTCAGCCAAATTAGCAGCCAGGACTATAGAGAAGACCTCCATTTTAGGAGGCTCTACATTGTCAATGTGGCTTTCCGCATACTGGCAGAAGTTGGCTTTCTAGTGGGCCAGTGGTTCATGTATGGGTTCAAGGTGGAGGCCCAGTTCCCCTGTAGCCGCTTCCCTTGCCCCTACACAGTGGATTGCTTCACCTCCCGCCCTGCGGAGAAAAccatcttcctctgcttctACTTCGTTGTAGGGGTGATATCGGCGATTTCCAGCTTCGCAGAGCTTCTCTACAGCTCCATGAAGTGGTTCTGCTCGAGCCGGGAGCCCCCCTTCCCTCTGGAGCGCTCCTGCGTCTGCCAGAACCTCCACAACATCaagcaggaggaggcagaggcagaggagaagccCAGAGGAAAGATACTCTTAGAGAGTGCGCCCAGCAGCATGAGGCTGAAGGGAGGTTTGTTGAAGGGAGGTTCGCTGAGGAGCAGCGCCAGCAGGAAGGTCTCCAGCATCGGCTACAAGCACAAGGGTGGCAAATACGTGAACAGCAGGACACTCATGGTGTGA